One window of Deltaproteobacteria bacterium CG11_big_fil_rev_8_21_14_0_20_49_13 genomic DNA carries:
- a CDS encoding glutaconate CoA-transferase, whose amino-acid sequence MECLFEGKGTLFSDPDPDKARDFLRHKSRILKDKTTDIRSAIKEHVTPGSYLAIGGFGGVRVPVAAMHEIVRQGIKGLKLSGHTATHDFQILSAGECFDKCDVAYVVGLEARGVSKNARKYLESGKVECTEWTNAGMAWRFKAAALGIPFLIGRQSLGSDGIKWSASKVITCPYTGKKFATFPALYPDITIIHVHEADIYGNALIRGITIVDDDLARASKRLIITCERIVPIEKFRDNPNLASIPYFCVDAVCEVPYGSYPGNMAYEYFSDEEHIKEWLDIEEDPEDFKKFLQKNIYGVKDFNEYLNLHGGLKKMQELRDKECLIG is encoded by the coding sequence AAAGGGACGCTTTTTTCAGATCCGGACCCCGATAAGGCCAGAGATTTTCTTAGACACAAGTCGCGAATATTGAAGGACAAAACGACCGATATAAGATCGGCGATAAAGGAACATGTAACGCCGGGAAGCTACCTTGCAATAGGCGGATTCGGAGGCGTACGCGTCCCTGTTGCCGCCATGCACGAAATTGTCCGTCAGGGCATAAAGGGGCTCAAGCTCTCGGGACACACCGCAACTCACGACTTTCAGATACTCTCGGCGGGCGAATGCTTTGACAAGTGCGATGTAGCGTATGTGGTCGGGTTAGAGGCCCGCGGAGTTTCAAAGAACGCGAGAAAATATTTAGAGAGCGGCAAGGTCGAATGCACGGAGTGGACGAACGCCGGCATGGCGTGGAGGTTCAAGGCGGCCGCCCTTGGCATCCCGTTCCTTATCGGTCGCCAGAGCCTCGGAAGCGACGGCATCAAGTGGAGCGCGAGCAAGGTCATAACCTGCCCTTACACCGGCAAAAAATTCGCAACGTTCCCCGCATTATACCCCGATATCACCATCATTCACGTTCATGAGGCAGATATCTACGGCAACGCGCTCATTCGCGGCATAACGATAGTCGACGACGACCTGGCGCGCGCCTCAAAGCGCCTTATCATCACCTGCGAAAGGATCGTGCCTATCGAAAAATTCCGCGACAACCCGAACCTTGCCTCCATCCCCTACTTCTGCGTCGACGCGGTTTGCGAGGTTCCATACGGGAGCTATCCCGGCAATATGGCCTACGAATATTTCTCAGATGAAGAACACATAAAAGAGTGGCTCGATATCGAAGAGGATCCGGAGGATTTCAAAAAGTTTCTGCAGAAGAATATTTACGGGGTCAAGGACTTCAATGAATATCTAAACCTTCACGGCGGCCTTAAAAAGATGCAGGAACTTAGGGATAAGGAGTGCTTAATAGGATAG
- a CDS encoding 3-oxoacid CoA-transferase: MVQYNSMELMICTAAREIEDGSSAVVGTGAPCAVGMLAQKTIAPKMLMLFEAGGIAPLLPVMPVSVGDSRTFYKGIEASSMTETMSLTARGMVDYAFLGGAQIDMYGNLNSSMIGTDYRKPKVRLPGSGGAADLATNCWKVMIVTPHEKRRFVPKVDFITSPGYLTGGNSRYEAGLPERTGPFKIITDLAIMDFEEKTKRMRVISLHPGVTVEKVKENTGFELLVKEDLVTTPEPPEDWLKILREEVDPHKYIIGR, encoded by the coding sequence ATGGTACAATATAATTCGATGGAACTCATGATATGCACCGCGGCGCGCGAGATAGAGGACGGTTCCTCCGCAGTAGTAGGCACGGGGGCACCGTGCGCGGTCGGCATGCTAGCCCAAAAGACCATAGCACCAAAGATGCTCATGCTCTTTGAGGCGGGCGGCATAGCCCCGCTTCTCCCGGTCATGCCGGTATCGGTCGGCGACTCCAGAACGTTCTATAAAGGCATTGAGGCCTCTTCGATGACCGAGACCATGAGCCTTACGGCAAGGGGGATGGTCGACTACGCGTTCCTTGGCGGCGCTCAAATTGACATGTACGGAAATTTAAATTCCTCGATGATAGGCACCGATTACCGCAAACCAAAGGTAAGGCTTCCCGGTAGCGGCGGCGCGGCCGACCTTGCCACCAACTGTTGGAAGGTGATGATAGTAACGCCCCACGAAAAACGCCGTTTCGTCCCCAAGGTCGATTTTATAACTTCCCCGGGCTATTTGACCGGCGGAAATTCACGTTATGAGGCAGGCCTTCCCGAAAGGACCGGCCCGTTCAAGATAATAACCGACCTCGCCATCATGGACTTTGAAGAGAAGACCAAAAGAATGCGCGTGATATCGCTCCACCCGGGCGTCACCGTCGAAAAGGTGAAAGAGAACACCGGATTTGAACTCCTTGTAAAAGAGGACCTCGTAACAACGCCGGAACCGCCCGAAGATTGGCTCAAGATCTTAAGAGAAGAGGTCGACCCTCACAAATATATAATAGGAAGATAA